The Xanthomonas sontii genome contains a region encoding:
- a CDS encoding TonB-dependent receptor domain-containing protein, translating to MTASSNPRELGKPLSAVSRHAAALWADYRFDSGIRLGLGARYTGANRGDLDAARAEVPAFTLFDALLGYDRDRWSLALNVHNLADKTYLSNCDAYDNCYYGEQRRVMATATYR from the coding sequence GTGACCGCCAGCAGCAACCCGCGCGAGCTAGGCAAGCCGCTGTCGGCGGTGTCGCGCCACGCCGCGGCACTGTGGGCCGACTACCGCTTCGACAGCGGCATCCGGCTCGGCCTGGGCGCGCGCTATACCGGCGCCAACCGTGGCGACCTGGACGCCGCACGCGCCGAAGTGCCGGCGTTCACCCTGTTCGACGCGCTGCTCGGCTACGACCGCGACCGCTGGAGCCTGGCCTTGAACGTGCACAATCTCGCCGACAAGACCTACCTCAGCAACTGCGACGCCTACGACAACTGTTACTACGGCGAGCAGCGACGCGTCATGGCCACGGCCACGTATCGCTGA